In a genomic window of Caloenas nicobarica isolate bCalNic1 chromosome 1, bCalNic1.hap1, whole genome shotgun sequence:
- the CRYAA gene encoding alpha-crystallin A chain: MDITIQHPWFKRALGPLIPSRLFDQFFGEGLLEYDLLPWFSSTISPYYRQSLFRSVLESGISEVRSDRDKFTIMLDVKHFSPEDLSVKIIDDFVEIHGKHSERQDDHGYISREFHRRYRLPANVDQAAITCSLSNDGMLTFSGPKVPANMDASHGERPIPVSREEKPTSAPSS, from the exons atgGACATTACCATCCAGCACCCCTGGTTCAAGCGTGCTCTGGGACCCCTCATTCCAAGCCGTTTGTTCGACCAGTTTTTCGGAGAGGGCCTCCTCGAGTACGATCTCCTGCCTTGGTTCTCTTCCACTATCAGCCCCTACTACAGGCAATCCCTCTTCCGCAGTGTGCTGGAGTCGGGCATTTCAGAG GTGAGGTCTGACCGGGACAAGTTTACGATCATGCTGGATGTAAAACACTTCTCTCCCGAAGACCTGAGTGTGAAGATTATTGATGACTTTGTGGAAATCCATGGCAAGCACAGTGAAAGACAG GACGACCACGGCTACATCTCCCGTGAATTTCACCGCCGATACCGCCTGCCCGCCAACGTGGACCAGGCTGCCATCACCTGCTCCCTGTCCAACGATGGCATGCTGACTTTCTCGGGCCCCAAGGTCCCTGCCAACATGGACGCCAGCCACGGCGAGAGGCCCATCCCCGTGTCCCGGGAGGAGAAGCCCACCTCCGCGCCTTCCTCCTAA
- the U2AF1 gene encoding splicing factor U2AF 35 kDa subunit isoform X1, protein MAEYLASIFGTEKDKVNCSFYFKIGACRHGDRCSRLHNKPTFSQTIALLNIYRNPQNSSQSADGLRCAVSDVEMQEHYDEFFEEVFTEMEEKYGEVEEMNVCDNLGDHLVGNVYVKFRREEDAEKAVIDLNNRWFNGQPIHAELSPVTDFREACCRQYEMGECTRGGFCNFMHLKPISRELRRELYGRRRKKHRSRSRSRERRSRSRDRGRGGGGGGGGGRERDRRRSRDRERSGRF, encoded by the exons ATGGCGGAGTATCTGGCCTCCATCTTCGGAACAGAGAAGGACAA AGTCAactgttcattttatttcaaaattggAGCTTGTCGTCATGGAGACAGATGTTCTCGGTTGCACAACAAACCAACATTTAGccag ACCATTGCCCTCTTGAACATTTACCGTAACCCTCAAAACTCTTCCCAGTCTGCTGACGGTTTGCGCT GTGCTGTGAGCGATGTCGAGATGCAGGAACATTATGATGAATTCTTTGAG GAGGTCTTCAcggaaatggaagaaaaatacgGTGAAGTTGAGGAGATGAATGTTTGTGATAACcttggagatcatctagttggAAATGTATATGTAAAG TTTCGCCGTGAAGAAGATGCGGAAAAGGCTGTGATTGACCTGAACAACCGCTGGTTTAATGGACAGCCCATTCATGCTGAGCTCTCTCCTGTGACTGACTTCAGAGAGGCCTGTTGCCGTCAATATGAAATGGG AGAGTGTACACGAGGAGGTTTCTGCAACTTTATGCATTTGAAGCCCATTTCTCGAGAGTTAAGACGCGAGTTGTATGGGCGGCGGCGTAAAAA GCATAGATCGAGATCAAGGTCCCGTGAACGTCGGTCTAGATCCAGAGATCGTGGTCgtggaggtggtggtggaggaggaggaggacgtgAACGTGATAGAAGGCGGTCAAGAGATCGTGAAAGATCTGGTCGATTCTGA
- the U2AF1 gene encoding splicing factor U2AF 35 kDa subunit isoform X2: MAEYLASIFGTEKDKVNCSFYFKIGACRHGDRCSRLHNKPTFSQTILIQNIYRNPQNSAQTADGSHCAVSDVEMQEHYDEFFEEVFTEMEEKYGEVEEMNVCDNLGDHLVGNVYVKFRREEDAEKAVIDLNNRWFNGQPIHAELSPVTDFREACCRQYEMGECTRGGFCNFMHLKPISRELRRELYGRRRKKHRSRSRSRERRSRSRDRGRGGGGGGGGGRERDRRRSRDRERSGRF, encoded by the exons ATGGCGGAGTATCTGGCCTCCATCTTCGGAACAGAGAAGGACAA AGTCAactgttcattttatttcaaaattggAGCTTGTCGTCATGGAGACAGATGTTCTCGGTTGCACAACAAACCAACATTTAGccag ACCATCTTGATTCAAAACATCTATCGTAACCCCCAAAACAGTGCACAGACGGCTGACGGCTCACACT GTGCTGTGAGCGATGTCGAGATGCAGGAACATTATGATGAATTCTTTGAG GAGGTCTTCAcggaaatggaagaaaaatacgGTGAAGTTGAGGAGATGAATGTTTGTGATAACcttggagatcatctagttggAAATGTATATGTAAAG TTTCGCCGTGAAGAAGATGCGGAAAAGGCTGTGATTGACCTGAACAACCGCTGGTTTAATGGACAGCCCATTCATGCTGAGCTCTCTCCTGTGACTGACTTCAGAGAGGCCTGTTGCCGTCAATATGAAATGGG AGAGTGTACACGAGGAGGTTTCTGCAACTTTATGCATTTGAAGCCCATTTCTCGAGAGTTAAGACGCGAGTTGTATGGGCGGCGGCGTAAAAA GCATAGATCGAGATCAAGGTCCCGTGAACGTCGGTCTAGATCCAGAGATCGTGGTCgtggaggtggtggtggaggaggaggaggacgtgAACGTGATAGAAGGCGGTCAAGAGATCGTGAAAGATCTGGTCGATTCTGA
- the U2AF1 gene encoding splicing factor U2AF 35 kDa subunit isoform X3, with translation MQEHYDEFFEEVFTEMEEKYGEVEEMNVCDNLGDHLVGNVYVKFRREEDAEKAVIDLNNRWFNGQPIHAELSPVTDFREACCRQYEMGECTRGGFCNFMHLKPISRELRRELYGRRRKKHRSRSRSRERRSRSRDRGRGGGGGGGGGRERDRRRSRDRERSGRF, from the exons ATGCAGGAACATTATGATGAATTCTTTGAG GAGGTCTTCAcggaaatggaagaaaaatacgGTGAAGTTGAGGAGATGAATGTTTGTGATAACcttggagatcatctagttggAAATGTATATGTAAAG TTTCGCCGTGAAGAAGATGCGGAAAAGGCTGTGATTGACCTGAACAACCGCTGGTTTAATGGACAGCCCATTCATGCTGAGCTCTCTCCTGTGACTGACTTCAGAGAGGCCTGTTGCCGTCAATATGAAATGGG AGAGTGTACACGAGGAGGTTTCTGCAACTTTATGCATTTGAAGCCCATTTCTCGAGAGTTAAGACGCGAGTTGTATGGGCGGCGGCGTAAAAA GCATAGATCGAGATCAAGGTCCCGTGAACGTCGGTCTAGATCCAGAGATCGTGGTCgtggaggtggtggtggaggaggaggaggacgtgAACGTGATAGAAGGCGGTCAAGAGATCGTGAAAGATCTGGTCGATTCTGA